The window ACTTCAGTCCACCTTGAACGCGAGGTCCACCGTGACCTGCCATTCGGTCACGGCGCCGGCGCCGACCGCTCCGCGGATCTCCTTCACTTCGAACCAGGCGAGGCCGTGAAGCGTCTCCCCCGCCTTGGCGACGGCCGCTTGGATCGCCTGTTCGAGGCTGCCGCCGGCGCAGCCGACCACCGTGACTTTCTTGTAGACCCTGTCCGCCATCGCCCCTCCCGTGCCGCGTCGCCGCGCGGAAGGGATCTTACGAGGAAACGGGGCCGGCTCAGCGGAATTCGACCCCCAGCCAGATCCAGCGGCCGGCCAGTTCGCCGCCGTAGAAGTTCCGGTCCGGTTGGTCCAAGGCGTTCCGGACGTCCAGCGAGATTTCCGTGCGCCCGCCCCGGCCGAGACGCGAGGCGAAGCGCAGGTCCACTTCGGCGTGCCCGACGCCGTCCTGCCGCTGCTGCGCGCGCAGCGTCGCCGTCGCCGAGAACGGGCCGGCGCCGTAGAGGATCGCCGCCGTCTCGCGGTGCTTGAGGATGTCGCCGACGTAGCGGGAATCGAGCGCCCGCGGCCAGTCGGCCGACTGCGCGAGGTACATCCCGTCCACGCGGAACCGGAAGCCGCCGCCGAGCGGCCCCTCGACCGCGGCGTCGACGCCGTCGAGCCGCTGGCTCTCGATGTTCGCCTCGCGGAACGGCCCGGTCTCTCCGACCGGCCGCACGAGGTCGAT is drawn from bacterium and contains these coding sequences:
- a CDS encoding dodecin family protein, translated to MADRVYKKVTVVGCAGGSLEQAIQAAVAKAGETLHGLAWFEVKEIRGAVGAGAVTEWQVTVDLAFKVD